In Desulfobacter hydrogenophilus, the genomic stretch CACATCTACGATGAAACCGGGATCATTCAAACATGCCAGGCCCTGAACAATGCATTTTCCCCCATTGACGGATTCAAGGAGTATTTTGCCGTAAAGGGACTGCCAAATCCTACGGTGATGGCGCTTCTCAAAACCCAGGGGTTTGGCTTTGACTGCTCTTCGGTACCGGAAATAGAGCTGGCCCGTAAAGTAGGAAGCAATGCCGACGATATCATGTTTACCTCCAACAACACCACCCAGGAACAGCTGAAAGCCGCCATGGACAATGGAGGCAGCATCATAAACCTGGATGATATTTCCTTGATTGCAAAACTGCCGGCTATACCTGATCTGCTTTGTTTCAGATACAATCCCGGCGCGACACGCCAGGGGAACGATATTATCGGTAAACCTGAAGAAGCCAAATACGGCCTGACCCGGGACCAGATTTTTTCAGCCTATGACCAAGCGATATCCCTTGGTGTTAAGCGGTTTGGCCTGCATACCATGATGGCCTCCAATGAGCTTAATTTTCAATACATGATTGATACGGCGGACATGTTGCTGGAGCTGGTTGAAGAGATAAGCCGCACCCTTGACATCCGGTTTGAATTTATTAATATCGGCGGCGGGTTAGGCATTCCCTATACCCCGGATGCCAAGCCATTCAATCTTGACGGCATGGCCGGCGGCATCATCGCTTCTTTTGAGGCCTTTAAAGCGAAAAACGGCTGGGTACCCAAATTATATATGGAAAGTGCCCGGTTTATCACCGGCCCCCACGGCGTCCTTGTTACCTCTGTGATTAACCACAAAAACACTTATCGCAAC encodes the following:
- a CDS encoding diaminopimelate decarboxylase family protein, which translates into the protein MPMSPEFKGRLSAVVQDAVAAFGSPFHIYDETGIIQTCQALNNAFSPIDGFKEYFAVKGLPNPTVMALLKTQGFGFDCSSVPEIELARKVGSNADDIMFTSNNTTQEQLKAAMDNGGSIINLDDISLIAKLPAIPDLLCFRYNPGATRQGNDIIGKPEEAKYGLTRDQIFSAYDQAISLGVKRFGLHTMMASNELNFQYMIDTADMLLELVEEISRTLDIRFEFINIGGGLGIPYTPDAKPFNLDGMAGGIIASFEAFKAKNGWVPKLYMESARFITGPHGVLVTSVINHKNTYRNYVGVDASMSALMRPGMYGAYHHIHIHGKPESVPLKIVDVVGALCENNDKFSIQRQLPETREGDILIIHDTGAHGHAMGFNYNGQLRPKELLLKTDGSIELIRRAETMDDYFATLNFEPRTIVPGHNC